AGCTGGTGTGGCAGCCCGCGTGGCCCTGGGGAACAGTCAGGTTGTTGGAGGCCGGTTTGAGATACATCACCTCGGACCGGGGCGAGCTGAGCGGCAGGCGCGTCTGGTAGTCGAAGTACATGGGGGAAGTGGCCAGGGAGGGGCTGCTCACCACATTCATGACGTTCATGGCGTTCCTCTCCTCCACCTCGCTCTGCACCAGCATGATATCGTTTTTGTTGATCTTCTTCTTCTTGCCCTTGCCCCCGCCCAGCTGCGGGTGGCTGTACTCGGCGATGCGGCAGTTGTAAGTGCGAATCTCCTTGTTCTCGCGCTTGCACTTAACAGCGATGGTGATCATGGCCGCCAGGAGGATGATGGAGATGGTGCTCAGGGTCACGATGAGCGGCAGCGACATGTCCCAGTGGCGCTGCTCACCGTTCACCCGGGGAACGCCCTCGGGCAAGGAGCCGCTCACCGAGCGGATGATGAGCTTGGCCACCGCGGACAGGGTGGGCTTGCCGTGGTCCGTCACCTTCACGACCAGCTCCACCACTGGCGTCACGTCCTCCCAGAAGGGGTGCAGCGTGCGGATCTCGCCGCTGGATGGGTCGATTTCAAACAGGTGGTCGTCGTTCCCGTCCACGATCTCGTAGGTGAGGCGCCCGCTCTCGCCGAAATCGCTGTCGAGGGCGCGCACGGTGCTCACCAGGTAGCCCAGACCGGCGTTGCGCGGCACCTGCAGCTCGGCCGTGTCGTTCTGCAGCGTGGGCAGCACGATCACCGGAGCGTTGTCATTCACGTCTAGCACCGTCACCCTCACCGTGGCGTTGCTCTCCAAGTGCGCGGGCGCCCCGGAGTCCTTAGCAAGCACCTTGAACTCAAACGCCTTGGTCTGCTCATAGTTAAAGGAGCGCAGGGCGTAGATGGCCCCGTTGGTGGGGTTCACGGAGACGTAGGTGTAGATGGACACGTCGCCGATGTGCGAGGGCAGGATGGAATAGGACACCGTGCCGTTTTGGCCCAGGTCGGGGTCCTGGGCCAGCACCGAGCCCAGATACTCTCCTGGGATGTTGTTTTCGTGCACCTGCAGCACGTAGAGCCCCTTCGTGAAACGAGGCGGGTTGTCATTCTCGTCCAGAATCTTGACGGCGAACGACTTGGTGGAGTTGAGTGGGGGCGAGCCCCCGTCCCGCGCCACGATCGTCACGTTGTACTCGTCCTGGGTCTCGCGGTCCAGAGGGCGGTCGGTCACCACCGTGAAGAAGTTGTCGTAGTTCTCCTCCAGCTTGAAGGGCACGGAGCCTCCCGGGCCGCCaaggccgccgccgccgcccggcccGCCTCCTCCCAGGACCCGGCACTGCAGCTGCCCGTTCTTGCCCGAGTCTCGGTCGGTGACCCGCACCAGGGCGATGACGGTGCCGGGCGGGGCCGCCTCGCTCAGCGCCCCCTGGCGCACGGAGACGAAACCGATGGACGGCGCGTTGTCGTTGCGGTCGATGAGCTTGACCGTGACCTTGCAGTGGGCCGGGATAGGGTTGGGACCCAGGTCTCGGGCCTGCACGTCGATCTCCAGCATCCCGTTCTCCTCATAGTCCAGGTTGCCCTTGACCCGGATCAGGCCGGTCTTGGGGTCGATGGAGAAGAGCTCCCGCACGCGGTCGGGCACGTAGCTGCTGAAAGAGTAGAGCACTTCGCCATTGGGACCCTCGTCGGCGTCGGTGGCGTTCAGATCAATGACCACGGTGCCCAGCGGGGCGTTTTCGGGCAGCTCCACCAGGTAGGAGGGCGCCTCGAAGACGGGGCTGTTGTCGTTCGAGTCAATCACCTTCACGTTGATTTGCACCGTGGCGGAGCGCGGCGGCTCGCCGCCGTCCAGGGCGGTCAGCACCAGAGTGTGATGGTTCTGCTGCTCGCGGTCTAGCGCCTTCTGGATAACCAGCTCTGGGAACTTGGAGCCGTCGCCGCGGGACTTGACGTCCAGCGCGAACAGGCCGTGGTCATCGCGCGTCAGCAGGTAGGTGCGGAGCCCGTTCTCGCCGGCGTCGGGGTCGTGTGCACTGGTGAGCGGGAAGCGGGTGCCCGGGGCCGCGTTCTCTGAGATGTCCATCTCAATCTGGTCcgaggggaaggagggagcgtTGTCGTTGATGTCCTGAATCTCTACCTTGATCATACAAATCTCCTTGTCATTGGCGAACACCTCGAGGGACAGCTGGCACTTGGCGTTGTGGCGGCACAAAGACTCGCGGTCAATGCGCTGCTTGGTGTAGAGGAGCCCGCTGTCCGCTTCCACGTCCAGCAGGTGCGGCGCCGAGTTCTCCAGCACCCGATAGCTGCTAGACTTGCTTCGCCCGCCACCACCGCCGCCTCGCTCTGAGGGCGGAAGCCCGGGCTGCAGTCGAGCATCCTTGCCGATGTTGCCGATCACCGTGCCGGCCCCTTGCTCCTCCGGCACTGAGTAGTTCAGGTTTTTGAGCGTCAGGGCAGGAGCCCAtaggaggaaacagcaacagatggaaagatacatcCCAGACCGGCGGGGTGTTGGCAGAAGCAGCCGGACTGGAGGGGCTAGCGGATGGGTGCGCGCCAGCTTGGGGCTCCGGGCGCAGCTTCCGCGCCCGACGCGAGCCACAAGTCTCTGGATCCTCTCTTCCTTCCGCTCCCGGGATGCGGCACCCGGCGGTCTCTCCTTATTCCGCTCAAGTTCCCCGAACCTGTTGATCTACAGCATCCGCACTGGGCTGGGAGCAGCGGTGCAGCGGAGCTGCAGGGACACTGAGCAAGGCGGAGGCTCCCTGCGGCTGGGGGCGAGCCCGGGGCTTTGTCTCTCCCTCCTGGACTTCGGGCGACTCAAACTTGAGCGATGAGAGCAGCGATAAGAAGGAAATCGCGTCTGGGGAGGATGGTAATGAGCTGAAGAATCCGTAGGTTTTCCTCACTCCCGCTAGGGCGCTGCAAATCCACTCCAGCTTTTTGCCTCCGGAAtactcttcacatcgggtgggggagggagctgggaggtgtGTCTCTAGGCAGATCAGAAAGTGAAATCCTTACTTGTTTCTCTTCTTCAGTGATGAAATTGATGGGAATGAGGAACAAcgaagagagagagagtcagataTATTGAAGCTTCCCCGAAGCCTTGTGAAATGTCTGCTTGCTTCGCGGGTTGGTCTGTTTTCAGGCAGTGTTTTGCTGCATTTAGAGATCTAATCTCGCATTGGCGGCTGAGGCAGCGGTGGCGGCAGACTGCATCTCCAAGCCAAGGgtgtttctttattattattattatttttttttcctccttctctccgtTCCGAACAGCcgaagggaggggaggaaatgCAGCGCAAAGAACTAGTGTCCGGATTTGTAGTTTCCTCCCTCCACGAggctcctccctctcttcctcggAAAAGGCTCTCCCCAAAGTCGAGGAAGCCACAGCCTGATCTGCGTTTGCGGTTGGAGTCTGTTGGGAGGAGGGAAATGTAGAGATGTATCTCCGCCTCTGTTGGTAGAACGCACTCTGATTTCTTACGCTGAGCCAGTAGCCGCCGCTACCATCCCATTCTCTGCCCGCGAGCAAGGACTTCTCTCCCTGCAGTTTAATTCCAgtttgcttttcttcccaggcGAAAGGAAATCAACAGGCAACTCATGGTTGGATGTGCAGATTtgaagggggagggagaggcGGAATAAAAAGGAAGGGGGAGCCACCCTCCCAGTCCTCGCACACACACTCTCCCTGTCTCTCGCTAGAAGGGAAACAGTCTCTGCATTCAGAGGGTTGGGCTGTCAAgtgcctctcttttctttctattcagCATCTCCTTCCAATGGCCCTGCCTCCCAGTCCTCTTCATCTAGAAAGGAAAACCTTGGCGAGGAATAAAAGTGGTGAATATTTGAAGCGAATAAAGTgcgggctttttcttttttcttcaattttttttttcctatagtagGAGTGGGTTGGATGAAAGAAACACATCAAGGTTTGGCGTGATGCATTCTGCAGTCTCGCTCTCGCAGTCTCTCTGGGCGAGTCGCGAGGGCAGCGGACTAAGAGCTGCCGCCGCGGCGGTCCAGCCGGGGCACCCGCCCCGGGGAGCTACCGCCCAGGGGATGCTAGGCACGGGTCTGTCTACACATTATCTCGGATTCTCGAGGCGCCTCGACAAACGGGAATGACACATCCAGAAATGCAGGTGTTCCGATCTGCCGGATGAGTCAGAAACAGCGGAACGAATCGAATTCACTCTCGCCTCATGGTCCTCCCTTCACAGACATTAGTTGTGGCTTCTTCCTAACGCTTTCTCTGACTCACTCTACAGAAAGAAAAGCCAGATTcatgttttggggaaaaaaagaaaaagcgagagagaggcagggaggggaggagggaggtgaagCTGAATCCACCAGCACTTTTACTCTACCTCTTTCTGCCGGAGTCCGAGGCTCTGGAAAGCAAGGCGTCTGTTTTGCtaggtgtttttattttaaaaataaaggcgtAAAGGAACCCCCAAATCTTTCAATCTTgggtgagaaaaaaagagaaaaaaaaaatctggattagAGAGATTGTTCACAGCTTAGCTCCGCATCACAGTTCACGATTTTCCTGTCAGTGTTTTCTATTCACAAAGTCCAGGACTGGTGTGCGTAGTTAATTGTGCAGTCCGTtgtggaggctttttttttttttcctccttttctgtcaCGGGTGGTCTCTTTCAATCTGGTGCCTGACAGGATCAGCTCACAGCCTGGGAAAGACGTGCGGATTTCAAAGCAAATAAATCCATGTCCGCAGGCACAGCACCGATGGAAAGGAAAGGTAAAAATTCAACAGTTGGAGCGGCGTCCCCCCGGCCGCCCTCCGCTGCCGCATCCGCCGGGCTCGCAGTCCCCGCTCTCTCCCCAGCGCCTCTCGCTGACTGACTCTATTCACCTCACGCCGCCGCTTAAACATTGATACTGATTCCCCGCCAGCCAATAAGCGCGAGGCGCCAGGCCCGGCCTCCCCGGCCCGCGTCCAATGGGAGCGCCGGACAGACGACGGGGGCGGGGCCTGTGGCCCCGGCGCCTCAGAGCCATTGATCAGAGCCGCGAGACGGGGCCCGGCCGTGCTGGCCCAGCCCCGCGCTCGCCGCGGCGGGGGCGCCCCGGGCCTCGCCGCAGGGTCCCCCGAGTCTTAAACTGCCGGGAGAAACACCTCCTCCGTCTTCCTCTGGCAaaaaagagaatctgaaaaaaaaaaagtttgacagcaatttatttattgttttatccGATGTACGCGGAACCCGGAATCGCAGAGTGCTTGCAGAATAAGATAGCTGCGGTCTTCCTGTTGGgcttctgctctctctctctctctctctctctctctctctctctctctctcacacacacacacacacacacacgaacgcACGCGCCGTACATTCACCCATACCAAGGGAGACGTAGATCTTCCGACTGCGCGTGTACCCATCTAAATGAGGTGCAGAGGGGTGTGTACTTCTTTCTcaggcagggtgtgtgtgttgtgtatttcagtgtgtgtgtaaATGCGAGGGTGCTGGCGCGCCCGCTTCTGCCCGCGCCGCTGCAAACAAACCTCGAGCAACAGTAATCAATATGTAACTTTCTGTATTCTCAGAAATATCAGCGGTCCCCCGGTACCCTGGCAAGGAAAGTCACTTGATTATGAAAGTGCTTCAGAAGAAAAGCAGAATGAAAGAGAGGCCATGTCTCCCCAGAGGAAAAAGCGCCTCTCCTTTAAGGAGAAAGGCTCACGGGCAATTTAAGCTTGGGGCTTGTTAAAACCCAAATCTGGCTAAATAATACTTAGAGCTTTACCCTTTTCAGTAGCCAGCATCTCAGCCCAGATTCAAAGTAAAGCAGACATCCATATACTCACGCATAATAGTTTTCAAGGTATTCTGTTTACCGTGATCTTGCTATTGAAGTTCCATGTGGAAATTTGAATGCTGTATCCTTAAGACCAAGTAGGTGTTGATGACCGTATTTGCCAAAGCCTCTACGCGTAGAAACTGAAACATAAACCTGAAGACAGATCAGTGGGAAATCTGGTAAGATTTGTACTTTCTAagtaacaccaccaccaccaccaccaccaccactacacacacacacacacacacatacataaacacacacacacacaaatacactccTGATTCATCTACTTTTTCTACAACTTTACGTCCTAATCTCAGAGATTCTTTCTCCCCAAACTATTATCACAAACATCCATAAGGGAGGACTTCTTTGTTCATGATCCAGTCATTCTGGGAAAGAGTTAAGAatgcaaaagaaaactgaagtattGAAATAGAAAAGGTGAGTGTTTTGATTGCTAGAGTATTGATCACAATTCATAAATACTAAAGTAAAGTTGCCATTTATAAATtgtgaatgactaacacacaagtCTGTAACATGAATCATTCAAGATTCAAAGAAATCAAATCCAGACCAATTACAAGAAAGTTCTGATGACTGTTGTTAGGATAATTGCTTAAAGATTCAGGTAAAAGAGCTATTATTTCTCAGAGGATTCAATGAGATAACCTATAGTATGAATTTGCAGATGATTGGATCCAAAGTTCACCAGTTCTTTAAAAGACTATCTTTAagagtttaaaaatgtaaaaaggaatTCTTTACAGCCAGtccttcaaatcctaaaatgtcTTTGCATTTTGTGAATAGGTAGTTTGTCATGCACATTCATTTGCTAGACAGGAGAGCTAGAGCTTTGTTGAAAGCTAGGTTATTTTGCGAAGTGGGTGCCTAGCCACACTGCCCTGTGAAACATTTCTCAAGCAGGGGTTAGTACCTCTATCCTAACTTGTGTGTCTTGAAATCTGAGGTGTAGAGGCTTTAAAAGCAGCCACTAACTTACGTCAAGAGTAGAGGTTACACATTCCTTTATTaatcattactttttttaaatatgaaaaatctgttttgtttttttttgcattgcttACTCATTCAAGGAAACTCATAAAATATTCTTACTTGAGGTTTACAATAAAGCAAACACAAGAGAATAAAAACTTCCTAGGAAATGGTCATATGATTTATTGATTATTCTTAATTTGATGTTTTATTATCCAAATGAGAGGAAACCCACAATGTCTCAGAAAGACCAGCACATCCTCATAGACACCAACTTGCCCATCACCCCTCCAGAGTAATTGTGTCACACCTCCCCCTAGTGTACGGAAAGAGAACTACCATGCTTATGGTCACTACCCCAGGGTTTCAGTCAAGGGGAGCAAAACAAAACTACTGCGTATCAGGtatcttctttttgttttactttctaagttctttaccgctgagccactaggggagcccTTAAGTCTAATCTTTGTCTCATcgctatttcatttttataggaAATTGAATCAAATGATATTTCCCATTGTTTGACTTCCCTTTAACcagatacaatttttaaaactatgagtgagtgaagtcgctcagtcgtgtccgactctttgcgacccggtggactgtagcccaaccaggctcctccgtccatgggattctccaggcaagaatactggactgggttgccatttcctctcctaaTTTGTAACacaaattctatttttcttaaacattatttttttctgttttgaatatcgttttgaataatttctttttaactatTCTTAAAATATTGACTTCAATTTAAACAAAAAGAGATTATGTAAGTACTGTTAACATTTCAAAGATCCTATTGGTTTTTATACCATAGGAGGCTATGAACATATGAGATTTAATAAGAAATCCAGAGGATCATAAAGTTGAGCATAACTCATGATATCTAGAATCTCATATTTCTCAAGAAAAGACTGGTTGATAATCATGATTTGAAATTACAATTGATAGTCTTAACCTTAAATCAAAATCAtattattcttttgttgttgtttaatccttaagtcatgtctgactcttttgtgaccccgtggactgtatagcccgccaggctcctctatccatggaattttcctggcaagactactggagtgggttgccatttccttctccagtggatcttcctgacccagggatcgaacctgcatcttcttcattgcaggccgattccttactgctgagccactggggaagccccatgtacTCTTCTTTTATTATCACATATATTGAACATCCAAAGCTTTTGTGTGattcaaacaaaatatatatgcatgatgCCTCATTAAGAAAGAGTTCTGAGAAATACTCACATAGACATAGCATTATTTAATTAATAAGATAATGTATTGTAggtgagttttaaaataaattgattagGTTGGAAAGCTTCAAACATATTAAGGTCTATTTTTATAGGCTGATAAGGGGTGATTAATACTGCTATGTTAAATCAATAATTAAATATCAttattcatgatttttaattacaaaagatatttaattttgCCTCCAAGAGACTCTTTAATGTTTATATTGACTAGTTATAGCTATAGTTCCAAGAGTTTATGCATGTTGTCAAAATGGCAGCAATTATAAAATTCTTCCAAAACTTGTCCTATTTGCTTCATTCTTGAATTCAATAAAATACAGTTCTTAAGAGAAATCTTCGCTGCTgctattttcaaatgtttatatgaCTGAAAAATTCTCTTCccactatttccttttctgtcatttttaccATTATTTCATTACctgatttcatatatttttattagagaattttcaaaaatgactTTAACAGCTAAACTGTTTTAGGTTTAACAAGTATCAAAAATTTCCATATCATATTAAATTTACaagtgaattttttatttatagctAGCTCCAGTTCCATTGTCTGTTAGACATACTTGAGGTTCACCTCTACATACAGCCATTGATCAATTGCTAACTTTTAATCAAAGCTTCCCCttttaataaataacaaatttattCTACTAGTATAACAATGACTAAAACATCTTTCTCCTTTATGAATGTTAATAAAGATaagtaaaatatgattttaataaaataatacatattaagtataatttttaagtttcaagagaaattttataattgaaaCAGTTTGATTACTAAATTTCTCCTCtataataaattagaaaacagtAAAGCATATCTATAAACAGTATGATAAATTGAATGttaacttttttctcattttaattaaaatgattaaatctTGCTATAAAAAATTTGTCAGGAAATGATATATATTGAATCCGTTCTATATGGTATGTATGTTATGTTACAATATAATATAGTCACATACAGTACCCTTCTCTTATACACAGGAAGTAAGTTCCCGAAGAGAAGTCAAATTAAAATTACAGGATTAACCTTACAAAAACTTGGAATTTCTAGTAATTTGAAATTCACACAATAATAAAGTAAATTTCCAACTGGTgctacatattttatatacatatatgcattattttatatacatataaatcagAAGTGGACATTCATAAATTAGTCACCAGTGATCAACTTTTGAATGCATTTTagtctgtttattttaaaatattgagacttaaatttaagaggtaatttaaactttttatatataAGTTTTACAGTTGCAAACTATTTGAAGTGGTTTTAACAAAATGTGTACATGTACTTGTGTGTAGAATACCTGAGAGAGAGCTCATACAGAAAATAGGAATCATCACCCTAATATGTTACAGTGTGTTTAATGTATTAATTAACATACATTAAAAAGGGGAGTTGGATTACATTGTATAAAATGTAAGTGTGAGAAAAGTTATCTTGAACTTCATAAATTTCTAATGGCATTATTTAGATCTTCTTATGCCTTAGCCAGAAATAAGAGTTCAGTTAATTGTGAAACCGCCACTCTCCTGCCCCATAAGAAATTGCATACTAGCTCCCCCTTGTGGCCACGTTAACTATAAAAAGACAGGCATTTGTTTAGGAAATTCCCTGCGTTAAAGAATATAGATTTCTTCAATCATTCTTTGTATACTagttttcaaaacaaataaaaaggttTTGAATGAAATGGTTAATTTACAGATGTAACTGATGATTTGTTAAGATAAAATGACTGAAgctggaaacaaaaataattatttcatgaatGGTTCAACAATCCCATGCTAAGTTAAGCATGTTAGGACAATTTTAAACCTTATAGTTAAGCATGTCAGGAGAATTCTAAAACTGAGAGACCAGCCCTTGGAGGGAACCGGAGCAATTTGATTCAGTAGGTGGCACTCTTTCCTCAGAGTCAGTTTTGCTATGATGACCTGAAATGATGTTTCAAAAAGCTATGTCATTGGAGGTCCTGCCTTTCAGGTAAGGCAAAACCCAAAAGCTTATAATCACTTATTATTAATAACAGGTGAgatgtttttttccattattctgaAGTATTTAAACATCCTTTCGTATAGCTATCGCACAGAGATCAATGAAAAGAATAGAATATATAAGAAGTACACTGAGCTCTTCAGAAAGCAAATAAGTACTCTACAAATCCTCTGCATTTTAATTATCATCATAATCATTAACCCTCCCAAGTCTCAGTGACAAGGTCTTACTTGGATAATTATGTCCTACTTATGTAAATTCCTCTTTTCAGTGAGCTAAACATATTATTTcctcttatcttttaaaaattcggAGCAGTTCGATTCAAAACCAAGCACTGTTAAACAGCTATTGTCTGTCACACTGGAAATAGCAGACTTTTGTTTTAGGTAGAGAAACTTTGTTTAGCTTTTCCCTTCTAAACATACACAAACAAGTACACATCTAATAACATTACTTCTGCTCTCAAGTGATGAAATGACgttttttaaatcatgttaaatgttaaataaatggaatcacTGGAAtgaatcatctttaaaaatactatGGCTGGATGGATTTTTAGAGCTGCTGAAACCTAATTTCTAACATCAGCATCTCAGAGAGTGTCCACATCTTTCCAAGTCAGTGTTAACTGTTTCTagaaaagatgagagaaaaaagGCCATGGTCACTTATAAATTACCAAtactaaaacagaaatataatgaagtattgtattttaattaaatactgAAAAACTTAAATCCAACTTTGGCGGTAAAAGAGCAATGTGTCTTTATTTCTCACAAAAATTAGTTACTGCAGTGTAAGTTTGATATGTGACAAccataaatataatattaaacaaaagaaattttaaggcTTGCGTACTTGTTTAAATATTGGCCTGCTCAACTTCGAAAATGGACAAATTAAATCCTGAAATGTATTGGCTATATTAAGTAGATGAGTTAggattatctttgtttttattctaaatGATTTGATTGAGGCATATGAACCAGAGGAAagcataaaaaagaatttaaaattattgCATTGTTGtcatttatacaaatataaatgaataatattcTGAAAGTGTATCAATAACATACAGTTTTAATTAAACTCTTTTGTGACAAGGATCCTTTTGAGAATCTGCTAAATGCTACAGAACCCCTTTCCAATAAATCTGATGGTGATCTATAAATTCAGTTTGTACAAATATTTTCACAAGTACTTTTAGGAATTGTATATACTTCATTAGCATACTAACTGTGTACAAATATTGAAATAACTCTTTTAGAAGATGTTACAAAAGCAGCTTTGCTCtgctaatattaaaattttaagaggaaTGAGAGGAATTTGTGTGATGCATTGCACTTTatgacatatattttaataattgaaaaatcagttttttaaaagaaaaagcttcCTGTACTTTGATCAGAAACCTCACATACAGTGGAAAGCTTAATTGATTGTAACTATTGTGCT
The sequence above is drawn from the Bos javanicus breed banteng chromosome 12, ARS-OSU_banteng_1.0, whole genome shotgun sequence genome and encodes:
- the PCDH17 gene encoding protocadherin-17 isoform X2 encodes the protein MYLSICCCFLLWAPALTLKNLNYSVPEEQGAGTVIGNIGKDARLQPGLPPSERGGGGGGRSKSSSYRVLENSAPHLLDVEADSGLLYTKQRIDRESLCRHNAKCQLSLEVFANDKEICMIKVEIQDINDNAPSFPSDQIEMDISENAAPGTRFPLTSAHDPDAGENGLRTYLLTRDDHGLFALDVKSRGDGSKFPELVIQKALDREQQNHHTLVLTALDGGEPPRSATVQINVKVIDSNDNSPVFEAPSYLVELPENAPLGTVVIDLNATDADEGPNGEVLYSFSSYVPDRVRELFSIDPKTGLIRVKGNLDYEENGMLEIDVQARDLGPNPIPAHCKVTVKLIDRNDNAPSIGFVSVRQGALSEAAPPGTVIALVRVTDRDSGKNGQLQCRVLGGGGPGGGGGLGGPGGSVPFKLEENYDNFFTVVTDRPLDRETQDEYNVTIVARDGGSPPLNSTKSFAVKILDENDNPPRFTKGLYVLQVHENNIPGEYLGSVLAQDPDLGQNGTVSYSILPSHIGDVSIYTYVSVNPTNGAIYALRSFNYEQTKAFEFKVLAKDSGAPAHLESNATVRVTVLDVNDNAPVIVLPTLQNDTAELQVPRNAGLGYLVSTVRALDSDFGESGRLTYEIVDGNDDHLFEIDPSSGEIRTLHPFWEDVTPVVELVVKVTDHGKPTLSAVAKLIIRSVSGSLPEGVPRVNGEQRHWDMSLPLIVTLSTISIILLAAMITIAVKCKRENKEIRTYNCRIAEYSHPQLGGGKGKKKKINKNDIMLVQSEVEERNAMNVMNVVSSPSLATSPMYFDYQTRLPLSSPRSEVMYLKPASNNLTVPQGHAGCHTSFTGQGTNASETPATRMSIIQTDNFPAEPNYMGSRQQFVQSSTFKDPERASLRDSGHGDSDQADSDQDTNKGSCCDMSVREALKMKTTSTKSQPLEQEPEECVNCTDECRVLGHSDRCWMPQFPATNQAENADYRTNLFVPTVEANVETETYETVNPTGKKTFCTFGKDKREHTILIANVKPYLKAKRALSPLLQEVPSASSSPTKACIEPCTSTKGSLDGCEAKPGALAEASGQYLPTDSQYLSPSKQPRDPPFLASEQMARVFADVHSRASRDSNEMGTILEQLDHPSQDLGRESVDAEEVVREIDKLLQDCRGNDPVAVRK
- the PCDH17 gene encoding protocadherin-17 isoform X1: MYLSICCCFLLWAPALTLKNLNYSVPEEQGAGTVIGNIGKDARLQPGLPPSERGGGGGGRSKSSSYRVLENSAPHLLDVEADSGLLYTKQRIDRESLCRHNAKCQLSLEVFANDKEICMIKVEIQDINDNAPSFPSDQIEMDISENAAPGTRFPLTSAHDPDAGENGLRTYLLTRDDHGLFALDVKSRGDGSKFPELVIQKALDREQQNHHTLVLTALDGGEPPRSATVQINVKVIDSNDNSPVFEAPSYLVELPENAPLGTVVIDLNATDADEGPNGEVLYSFSSYVPDRVRELFSIDPKTGLIRVKGNLDYEENGMLEIDVQARDLGPNPIPAHCKVTVKLIDRNDNAPSIGFVSVRQGALSEAAPPGTVIALVRVTDRDSGKNGQLQCRVLGGGGPGGGGGLGGPGGSVPFKLEENYDNFFTVVTDRPLDRETQDEYNVTIVARDGGSPPLNSTKSFAVKILDENDNPPRFTKGLYVLQVHENNIPGEYLGSVLAQDPDLGQNGTVSYSILPSHIGDVSIYTYVSVNPTNGAIYALRSFNYEQTKAFEFKVLAKDSGAPAHLESNATVRVTVLDVNDNAPVIVLPTLQNDTAELQVPRNAGLGYLVSTVRALDSDFGESGRLTYEIVDGNDDHLFEIDPSSGEIRTLHPFWEDVTPVVELVVKVTDHGKPTLSAVAKLIIRSVSGSLPEGVPRVNGEQRHWDMSLPLIVTLSTISIILLAAMITIAVKCKRENKEIRTYNCRIAEYSHPQLGGGKGKKKKINKNDIMLVQSEVEERNAMNVMNVVSSPSLATSPMYFDYQTRLPLSSPRSEVMYLKPASNNLTVPQGHAGCHTSFTGQGTNASETPATRMSIIQTDNFPAEPNYMGSRQQFVQSSSTFKDPERASLRDSGHGDSDQADSDQDTNKGSCCDMSVREALKMKTTSTKSQPLEQEPEECVNCTDECRVLGHSDRCWMPQFPATNQAENADYRTNLFVPTVEANVETETYETVNPTGKKTFCTFGKDKREHTILIANVKPYLKAKRALSPLLQEVPSASSSPTKACIEPCTSTKGSLDGCEAKPGALAEASGQYLPTDSQYLSPSKQPRDPPFLASEQMARVFADVHSRASRDSNEMGTILEQLDHPSQDLGRESVDAEEVVREIDKLLQDCRGNDPVAVRK